One Babesia bovis T2Bo chromosome 4 map unlocalized Chr4_1, whole genome shotgun sequence genomic window carries:
- a CDS encoding putative integral membrane protein, whose product MIGRRSLVVAIAMLSTFVHVAYAQGHCAETDLRILGLSKDSVTEESLKKLGITRYVVKSWVRWRPILFPNNPRLLMANIFKDLLHEGIEPFNPNCLVCLIKQAQCVDTTCHASCNLSEYSVECLHCIDKFCYEDVVDCVGAEMIRMIEHKDVFQNDFLRYDIRTRN is encoded by the coding sequence ATGATAGGAAGAAGGAGTTTAGTTGTGGCCATTGCCATGTTGTCTACCTTCGTCCACGTTGCATATGCACAAGGCCATTGTGCAGAAACAGATTTACGCATACTAGGTTTGAGTAAAGACTCAGTAACTGAGGAATCTCTAAAGAAGCTAGGGATAACTCGCTATGTGGTAAAATCATGGGTAAGATGGAGGCCCATTTTGTTTCCTAACAATCCAAGATTGCTCATGGCCAATATTTTCAAAGACCTTCTTCATGAAGGCATAGAGCCATTTAATCCCAATTGTTTAGTTTGTTTGATTAAACAGGCACAATGTGTAGATACTACTTGTCATGCTAGCTGTAACTTAAGCGAGTATAGCGTAGAGTGCCTTCATTGCATTGATAAATTCTGTTATGAGGACGTCGTAGATTGTGTAGGTGCAGAAATGATACGCATGATAGAACATAAAGATGTGTTTCAAAATGACTTCCTTCGATATGATATACGGACAAGGAATTGA
- a CDS encoding putative integral membrane protein: MDRYRATERTLKLAATHSCKVNGAIIKDDFVNIATRAASEGVTLKGTKELVKECFLEKATSDTNTLQNGCNLLIDTLALLEGLSNPKTVREDYKSNTKTSLATIAKCAKGCQFKQSDKTVVLCNISDINAFISINGKTDLCSNEHSDGFYNLNILESRRVGETSRVSSVNNNVLETLEAYTGGTKNLSFGQGFTILSEKNIIDNADTSDIIKDDDESFLLKNVNVTQLLPGSHQTVIKSVYNPFEPYYEDLKEVYACSRDNGVTTYVGGMYPPLHTYYTKHTGRKHIISPIVSQNCIRQVWCEPRSTLANSLLKSSKKSKNKLPFAFVVPGQVEDNYIDIVFINVSTIRSHSSASLSPVEHVVLIGENSRLYNCVTYVARVHPSAASRQLNMCRSLLTSHIEQGKLFTRILIKLLRCVYALRNGASEWRSHNDTISKAISNIQWGCLWNHWNFYPGDIVTEADMQELPQLLNNWKIDDNDESIKPFNDTCRRFIDDLNNKFKAYKSGKLQVAEFVTDIICTYTNEVIPSFEDIYSKLRNSVYEDLRASSKSFPQMLANILESTDHFSRTANSNLQSAEVINNDLGDLLQMRAEILPKHLSTASEPADLTSVYDILGRNLLENPAFSGAPFLEYFQRNQKIDPNIEKHAITSTVADVYNKCLDGYNKGNITMDKSKTSNALVMLNCLIILLANHERVFIKAKDMKEFLSKVNNIPEALATWALGLFYERNSADEFTLYAKGLQRLICYILWLCIYLVGGKYSYNFATLINADLKSKRMLHSVIYKCLPIAGLDNGGNTKSTIYSIDVPLKHTTQMNNNAIGGVLDAMKVYGKRRRR; this comes from the exons ATGGATCGTTATAGAGCGACGGAGAGAACTCTCAAGCTGGCCGCGACCCATAGTTGCAAAGTGAATGGAGCCATTATAAAGGACGACTTCGTGAATATAGCTACTAGGGCAGCTTCAGAAGGAGTAACGTTAAAAGGCACTAAAGAGCTTGTAAAAGAATGCTTTTTGGAGAAGGCGACGTCGGATACCAACACTTTACAAAATGGGTGTAACCTGTTGATCGACACCTTGGCGCTATTAGAAGGTTTATCTAACCCAAAAACGGTTCGAGAAGATTATAAGAGTAATACTAAGACGTCATTAGCAACAATCGCTAAATGTGCCAAAGGTTGTCAATTCAAGCAATCTGATAAAACGGTGGTTTTGT GCAATATATCGGATATCAATGCATTTATAAGTATAAATGGTAAAACTGATTTGTGTTCCAATGAGCACTCCGATGGTTTTTACAATCTCAACATACTGGAAAGTCGACGTGTAGGAGAAACATCCAGGGTTTCTTCAGTAAACAACAATGTTCTTGAGACCCTGGAAGCTTATACAGGTGGTACAAAAAATTTATCATTTGGTCAAGGGTTTACAATACTCTCTGAAAAAAACATTATTGATAATGCGGATACATCAGACATCATAAAGGATGACGATGAAAGCTTCTTACTTAAAAATGTCAACGTCACCCAATTATTACCTGGCTCACATCAGACTGTTATTAAAAGCGTATATAATCCTTTTGAGCCTTACTATGAGGACTTAAAGGAGGTGTATGCCTGTAGCAGGGATAATGGTGTCACCACGTATGTTGGCGGCATGTATCCCCCTTTGCATACgtattataccaaacatacTGGGCGAAAGCATATCATATCGCCCATCGTATCGCAAAATTGTATAAGGCAGGTTTGGTGTGAGCCACGGTCTACTCTTGCAAATTCCTTGCTTAAAAGTTCAAAAAAGTCCAAAAACAAATTGCCATTTGCATTTGTGGTACCAGGTCAAGTAGAAGACAACTATATAGACATTGTGTTTATCAATGTCTCTACAATTAGATCGCATTCTTCTGCTTCCCTATCGCC CGTTGAGCATGTTGTATTAATAGGAGAAAATTCTAGGTTATATAATTGTGTCACATATGTTGCACGTGTTCACCCGAGCGCCGCTAGCCGGCAACTAAATATG TGTCGCTCGCTGTTAACGTCACATATAGAACAGGGGAAGCTATTTACACGAATACTTATCAAGCTACTTCGTTGTGTTTATGCCTTGCGCAATGGTGCTTCGGAATGGCGGAGCCATAATGACACCATCTCTAAA GCAATATCTAATATACAATGGGGATGCCTTTGGAATCACTGGAATTTCTATCCAGGAGATATTGTAACGGAAGCAGACATGCAAGAATTACCTCAATTGTTAAATAATTGGAAAATAGATGATAACGATGAATCAATCAAGCCGTTTAATGATACATGCCGACGTTTCATTGATGATCTTAACAATAAGTTCAAAGCCTATAAATCTGGTAAACTGCAAGTTGCTGAATTTGTTACAGATATTATATGCACTTACACAAATGAAGTCATTCCTTCTTTTGAGGATATTTATTCGAAATTACGTAACAGTGTATACGAGGACTTGAGAGCAAGCAGCAAGAGCTTTCCGCAGATGTTGGCAAACATTCTAGAGTCTACTGATCATTTTAGTAGAACAGCGAATTCCAATCTCCAAAGCGCTGAGGTAATTAATAACGATCTTGGTGATCTTCTACAAATGAGGGCCGAAATACTGCCTAAGCATCTAAGTACTGCGTCGGAACCCGCTGATTTAACAAGTGTATATGATATCCTTGGACGCAATCTTCTAGAAAACCCTGCATTTTCAGGTGCACCTTTCTTGGAATATTTCCAGAGGAATCAAAAAATTGACCCTAACATTGAAAAACATGCCATCACTTCCACTGTTGCGGATGTTTACAATAAATGCTTGGATGGTTATAATAAAggaaatataacaatggatAAATCCAAGACCTCCAATGCCTTAGTAATGCTGAACTGCTTGATAATTTTATTGGCAAATCATGAAAGGGTATTCATCAAAGCGAAGGACATGAAGGAATTCTTAAGCAAGGTTAATAA CATACCGGAGGCACTGGCTACCTGGGCATTGGGATTATTTTATGAAAGAAACTCTGCTGATGAATTCACTTTGTATGCAAAAGGACTGCAGAGGCTCATCTGCTATATTTTGTGGCTATGCATCTATCTTGTGGGTGGAAAATATAGCTACAACTTCGCAACATTGATAAATGCCGATTTAAAATCAAAGCGAATGTTGCATTCTGTAATTTACAAATGCTTACCTATTGCAGGATTGGATAACGGTGGCAATACGAAATCCACTATCTATTCAATTGATGTTCCACTCAAACATACGACACAGATGAACAACAATGCAATCGGTGGAGTTCTTGACGCTATGAAAGTGTACGGCAAGCGACGTAGAAGGTAA
- a CDS encoding Elongation factor P C-terminal family protein — protein sequence MVHYASKWIAISFTLRWFTLFLILSTANAFYGDRTNSSSSRFLSHNLVNVSRFNESKAKPITKMDSTMAVGQSRLPLKRDSFLYASRYKNIDPSIISPAEKRKIRDMIMEGGHVKLIEQVLKNVNLDRLYKKPAKSRVVPTSTAYRPILRDTRIEDDVKDDAVDPFSGERDVEEPTHINKIRASTFVIHRGDVHLVLSSQHISQARSRGHYKVKMRNLMNNKEIVHSFSDGSKLSVVAPNKISATYQGTEDRSGDFIFQCEKGEMHLPKSSQLQAIKYLKPELKVTISTWKGQIIGIFVPHQIQYKVIRINVGNYAATLENGLVILVPTYVKPGDYIDVNTSKGEFLRRSVIG from the exons ATGGTGCATTATGCTTCCAAATGGATAGCAATATCATTCACTCTAAGGTGGTTTACCCTGTTTCTTATCCTATCTACTGCCAATGCCTTCTACGGTGACA GAACTAATAGCTCTTCATCTCGTTTCTTATCGCACAACCTGGTTAACGTATCTCGATTCAACGAATCAAAGGCCAAGCCTATCACAAAAATGGATTCTACCATGGCTGTCGGTCAAAGTCGTTTGCCATTGAAAAGAGATTCATTCTTGTACGCATCTAGATACAAGAATATTGATCCATCCATCATATCACCTGCAGAAAAACGGAAAATTAGAGATATGATCATGGAAGGCGGACATGTGAAGCTCATAGAACAGGTGCTAAAAAATGTAAATTTAGATAGACTTTACAAAAAACCGGCAAAATCTCGTGTAGTACCAACATCTACAGCATACCGACCGATTCTTAGGGATACACGGATCGAAGACGATGTTAAGGACGATGCTGTAGATCCATTTTCAGGGGAGCGTGACGTTGAAGAACCAACGCatattaataaaatcaGAGCTTCTACTTTTGTTATACACAGAGGTGATGTCCATCTGGTGCTTTCATCGCAACACATATCACAAGCTCGTTCTAGAGGTCATTATAAGGTGAAGATGCGAAACTTAATGAATAACAAAGAGATTGTGCATTCCTTTTCTGACGGTAGCAAGTTAAGCGTTGTCGCTCCAAACAAGATATCAGCCACCTACCAAGGAACAGAAGATAGATCAGGtgattttatatttcaatgtGAAAAGGGTGAAATGCATCTACCTAAGAGTTCGCAGTTACAGGCAATTAAGTATCTTAAACCCGAACTTAAGGTGACCATATCAACATGGAAAGGACAAATAATTGGAATATTTGTTCCACATCAAATCCAATACAAGGTCATACGTATAAACGTCGGTAACTATGCAGCTACATTAGAGAATGGCTTGGTCATATTGGTTCCAACTTACGTTAAACCTGGAGATTATATTGATGTTAATACCTCAAAGGGTGAATTTCTGAGGAGGTCAGTGATTGGCTAA